The DNA segment ACGCCGAGCACCACAACGTGGTCACCTTCGCGTCCTCCGCGACGTCCCTGCTCATCGGCCGGGCCGCCGAGCACAGCGAACGCATCCGGCTCGGCTCGGGCGGTGTCATGCTGCCCAACCACAGCCCGCTGATGGTCGCGGAGTACTACGGCACCCTCGCCGAGATGTACGGCGACCGCATCGACCTCGGCCTCGGCCGCGCACCCGGCACCGACCCGACCACGGCCGCCGCGCTGCGCCGGGGCGGGGCGGCCACCGACACGTTCGTCCAGGACGTCGTCGACCTGCACCGCTACCTCGGCCCCCGCGACGGCGAGGGACGAGGGGTGCGGGCGGTGCCGGGTGAGGGCACGCGGGTCCCGCTGTGGATGCTGGGCTCCAGCCTCGACGGCGCGGCCGTGGCCGCCTACCTCGGGCTGCCGTACGCCTTCGCCTCGCACTTCGCCCCGCAGATGCGGCACGAGGCGCTGGAGCTGTACCGCTCGAGCTTCTCCTCGGAGTTCGGCACCGCCGAGATCAGGCGGCCGTACGCGATGGTCGGCGTGAACGTCCTGGTCGCGCCGACCGACGAGGAGGCGCACTACCTGTTCACCACCGCCCAGCAGATGGCCGCCGGCATCTACACCGGCAGGCGCGGGCCGCTGCGGCCCCCGGCCCGGGACCTGGCGACCGTGATCGGCCCCGAGGTCGCCCGGTTCGTCGACGACTTCCAGCAGGTACGCGCGGTGGGCTCCCCGGAGACGGTGGTCTCCGAGCTGGAGGCGCTGGTGGCGGACCTGCGGGCCGACGAACTGATCATCACGACCTACACCTACGACCCAGCGCACCGGGCCCGCTCTTTCTCCCTGCTGGCCGAGGCATGGGGGCTGGACACGGCCTGAGGCCGCACGGCTCAGCTGCGCTCGCCCCGCTGCCAGTCGCGCCAGCGGATGCGGGGCTTCTCCAGCACCTTGCCGAGCGTGCCCCACTCGTCGCGGCCCAGCCGGGACAGCGGGCGCAGCCGCTCGATGTCCGGGAGCCCGTCCTTCGCGAGCGCCTCCTCGCTGACCACCGCGTGGACCACCCGGCCGAACACCACCGTGGAGTCGCCCAGCGTCAGCAGGCTGTGCAGCTCGCACTCCAGCGCCGCCGGGGAGGCCGCGACCCGGGGCGGCTTCACCCGCAGCGAGGGCTCGGGCTCCAGCCCCACCGCCCCGAACTCACTGACGTCGGACGGGAAGTCCGTCCCGGTGTCGTTGATCTCCTTGAACAGCCCCTCGGGCGCGAGGTTGACCACGAACTGCCCGGTCTCCTCCACGTTCCGCAGCGAGTCCTTGCGGGTCACCGAGGTGAACTGCACGATCGGCGGCTGCACACAGGACACCGAGAAGAACGAGTGCGGCGCCAGGTTCGGCCGGTCCGGACGGTCCTTCGGCACGGTGGACACCCACGCGATCGGCCGCGGCACCACCACCGAGGTGAGCAGCCGGTAGAACGCGTGCGGGGCCATGGCCGAGGGATCGAAGTCGGTACGCATGAGCCCCAGTATCCAGCCGTCAGGCGGCTAGCACTCGATGATGTTCACCGCGAGCCCGCCCCGCGCCGTCTCCTTGTACTTCACGGACATGTCCGCGCCCGTCTCCTTCATGGTCTTGATGACCTTGTCGAGGGAGACCTTGTGGGAGCCGTCGCCGCGCATGGCCATCTTGGCGGCGGTGACGGCCTTGACGGAGGCCATGCCGTTGCGCTCGATGCACGGGATCTGGACGAGGCCGCCGACGGGGTCGCAGGTCAGGCCCAGGTTGTGTTCCATGCCGATCTCGGCGGCGTTCTCCACCTGCTCGGGGGAGCCGCCGAGCACCTCGGCGAGCGCGCCCGCCGCCATGGAGCAGGCGGAGCCCACCTCGCCCTGGCAGCCGACCTCGGCGCCGGAGATGGAGGCGTTCTCCTTGAAGAGCATCCCTATCGCGCCGGCCGCCAGCAGGAAGCGGACCACGCCCTCCTCGTCCGCGCCGGGCACGAAGTCCATGTAGTAGTGCAGCACCGCCGGGATGATGCCGGCCGCGCCGTTGGTGGGCGCGGTGACCACGCGGCCGCCCGCCGCGTTCTCCTCGTTCACCGCCATCGCGTAGAGGGTGATCCACTCCATGGCGTGCGCCAGCGCGTTGCCCTCGGCGCGGAGCTGGCGGGCGGACATGGCGGCGCGGCGGCGGACCTTCAGGCCGCCCGGCAGGATGCCCTCGCGGGACATGCCCCGGGCCACGCACTCGCGCATCACCCGCCAGATCTCCAGCAGACCGGTGCGGATCTCGTCCTCGGTGCGCCAGGCCCGCTCGTTCTCCAGCATCAGCGCGGAGATCGACAGGCCGGTCTCCTTGGTGAGGCGGAGCAGCTCGTCACCGGTGCGGAAGGGGTACTTCAGCACCGTGTCGTCCAGCTTGATCCGGTCCGCGCCGACCGCTTCCTCGTCCACGACGAAGCCGCCGCCGACCGAGTAGTACGTCTTGGTCAGCAGCTCCGCGCCCGAGGCGTCGTACGCCCAGAGCGTCATGCCGTTGGCGTGGTACGGCAGGGTCTCGCGGCGGTGCAGGACCAGATCGTCGTCGTAGGAGAAGGGGATCTCGTGCTCGCCGAGCAGGCTGAGCCGGCCCGCCGCGCGGATCGCCTCGACGCGGGCGTCGGCGCCCTCCACGTCCACCGTGCGCGGGGAGGCGCCCTCCAGGCCGAGCAGCACCGCCTTGGGGGTGCCGTGGCCGTGGCCGGTGGCGCCGAGCGAGCCGTACAGCTCGCAGCGGACGGCGGCGACGGGGTCCAGCAGGCCCTCGTTGCGCAGCCGGCGGGCGAACATGCGCGCCGCGCGCATCGGGCCGACCGTGTGGGAGCTGGACGGGCCGATGCCGATCGAGAACAGGTCGAAGACCGAGACGGCCACGGTGACTCCTCAATACGAACAGGTACAAAAGGTGATGCGGACACAGCACGGGTGCCCCGCCCACCGGCAGGGGGCGGGGCACCCGGATGCTGACTACGGGGTACTACTCGCCCAGCGCCGGATACAGCGGGTGCTTGTCCGCCAGCACCCGCACCCGGGCCGCGAGCGCCGAGGCGTCGTAGGACGGCTTCAGCGTCTCGGCGATCACGTCCGCGACCTCGGCGAAGTCCTCGGCGGTGAAGCCGCGGGTGGCGAGGGCGGGCGTACCGACCCGCAGGCCCGAGGTGACCATCGGCGGGCGCGGGTCGTTCGGGACCGCGTTGCGGTTGACCGTGATGCCGACCTCGTGGAGCCGGTCCTCGGCCTGCTGCCCGTCCAGCTCCGACTCACGCAGGTCCACCAGGATCAGGTGCACGTCCGTGCCGCCGGAGAGCACGTTCACCCCGGCCTCGCGGGCGTCCGGCGCGGTCAGCCGCTCGGCGAGGATACGGGCACCCTCCACGGTACGACGCTGGCGCTCCTTGAAGCCCTCCGAGGCCGCGACCTTGAAGGAGACCGCCTTGGCGGCGATCACGTGCTCCAGCGGGCCGCCCTGGAAACCGGGGAAGACCGAGGAGTTCAGCTTCTTGGCGAAGTCCTTCTTGGCCAGGATGATGCCGCCGCGCGGGCCGCCGAGCGTCTTGTGCGTGGTGGAGGTCACCACGTCCGCGTGCTCGACCGGGTTCGGGTGCAGCCCCGCCGCGACCAGACCGGCGAAGTGCGCCATGTCCACCCACAGGTAGGCACCGGCCTCGTCCGCGATCCGCCGGAACTCGGCGAAGTCGAGCTGCCGGGGGTACGCCGACCAGCCCGCGATGATCACCTTCGGGCGGTGCTCCTTGGCGAGGCGCTCGACCTCGGCCATGTCGACCAGACCGGTCTCGCCGTCCACGTGGTACGCGACCACGTCGAACTGCTTGCCCGAGAAGTTCAGCCGCATCCCGTGGGTGAGGTGGCCGCCGTGCGCCAGGTCGAGCCCGAGGATGGTGTCGCCGGGCTGGGCCAGCGCGAACAGCGCCGCCTGGTTCGCGGAGGCGCCCGAGTGCGGCTGGACGTTGGCGTACTCGGCGCCGAACAGCTCCTTGAGCCGGTCGATGGCGATCTGCTCGGCCACGTCGACGTGCTCGCAGCCGCCGTAGTAGCGGCGGCCCGGGTAGCCCTCGGCATACTTGTTGGTCAGGACCGACCCCTGCGCCTCCATCACCGCGAGCGGTGCGAAGTTCTCGGAGGCGATCATCTCCAGGGTCGACTGCTGGCGGCGCAGCTCGGCGTCGACCGCGGCGGCGATCTCCGGGTCCAGCTCGTGCAGGGGCGTGTTCAGGACGTCAGTCATACGGCTTCCGGCTCCTCAGCCTGCGATGTAGGCGGTGTACTCGTCGGCGGTCAGCAGGTCGGCGGGCTGTCCGGCGACGCGCACCTTGAACAGCCAGCCCCCCTCGAAGGGCTCGGAGTTCACCAGCGACGGGTCGTCCACGACGTCCTGGTTGACCTCGGTGATCTCACCGGAGACGGGGGAGTACAGCTCGGAGACCGACTTGGTGGACTCCAGCTCGCCGCACGACTCGCCCGCGGTGACCTCGGCGCCGACCTCGGGAAGCTGCACGAAGACCACATCGCCGAGCGCGTTGGCCGCGTGCTCGGTGATGCCGACCGTCGACGCGCCGCCCTCGGCGGCCGACAGCCACTCGTGCTCCTTGCTGTAGCTCAACTGCTGCGGGTTGCTCATGACCTGAATTCTCCTGTACGCGAGGACGTGCTCGTCGGGGGAAAAGGGCTCGAACCGCTGAAGAGCGGGTGAAATGTGCGCAGGGTCACGCCCGGGACCGGCCGGACCCGGGGCCAGTGTCTACTTGGCGCGCTTGTAGAAGGGCAGCGCCACGACCTCGTACGGCTCGTGGCTGCCCCGAATGTCCACGCCCACACCGGTGCTGCCCGGGGCGGCGTGCGCGGCGTCGACGTAGGCGATGGCCAGCGGCCTGCCGAGGGTGGGCGAGGGGGCACCGGAGGTGACCTCGCCGATCACCTTGCCGTCCGCGACGACGGCGTACCCGGCGCGGGGCACCCGGCGGCCCTCGGCGATCAGGCCGACCAGGACGCGCGGCGGCTGGGCCTCGGCGCGCTCGGCGGCCTTGGTGAGCGCCTCGCGGCCGACGAAGTCGCCCTCCTTGCCGAACTTCACCACGCGGCCGAGACCGGCGTCGAACGGGGTCAGCTCGGTGGTCAGCTCGTGCCCGTACAGCGGCATGCCCGCCTCCAGGCGGAGGGTGTCCCGGCAGGACAGCCCGCACGGCACCAGACCGGCGTCGGCGCCTGCCGCCATCAGCGCCTCCCAGAGCTGCGGCGCGTGCTCGGGCTTCACGAACAGCTCGAAGCCGTCCTCGCCGGTGTAGCCGGTACGGGCGATCAGCGCGGGGACGCCCGCGACCGTGCCGGGCAGCCCGGCGTAGTACTTCAGACCGTCGAGGTCGGCGTCGGTGACGGCCTTGAGGATGCCGGGGGACTCCGGGCCCTGGACGGCGAGCAGCGCGTAGGCGTCGCGGTCGTCGCGGACCTCGGCGTCGAAGCCGGCCGCGCGCTCGGTCAGCGCGTCCAGCACGACCTGGGCGTTGGAGGCGTTGGCCACCACCATGTACTCGTGCTCGGCGAGCCGGTACACGATCAGGTCGTCCAGGATGCCGCCGTCGGCGCGGCAGATCATGGTGTAGCGGGCGCGGCCGACGCCGACCGAGGCGAGGTCGCCGACCAGGGCGTGGTTGAGCAGGGCGGCCGCGTCGGGGCCGGTCACCGTGATCTCACCCATGTGCGAGAGGTCGAACAGCCCGGCCCGGGTGCGCACCGCCTGGTGCTCGTCCCGCTCGGAGCCGTAGCGCAGGGGCATGTCCCAGCCGGCGAAGTCGGTCATCGTCGCGCCGAGCGAGCGGTGCAGGGCGTCGAGGGCGGTACGGCGCGGGGTGGGGGCGTCGGTGCTGCTCATCGGTCGTCTCCCAGGGCAACGGGGGATGGGGTGAGGAACGTTCCTCCCCATCTGTCATCGGAACCTGAGAGGTTCGCCATGACCGGCCCCCTGGGGGGTGTCACTGGCTTGCACCTTGGGTGGGGCCACTTGCGACAGCGGCCCGCTTTTCAGATGTGCCTCGCCCGCGCGGTAACGGTGCCTGAGAGATTCAAGGGAGGGACTTGCTCCTTCGGCGCCCCGGATGGGGACTCTCCCGCGCGGATTCAAACGGCCGGTATGCAGTTGGCGGCCACATCATCGCACGGGAGCGCCCGGCCCTGAAGGGGCCACCGGCTGTGACATGCCCGTAGCCGTTCCGGGACCCGTACGGCGACCTCCCGCATTACCTTCTCTTTACATTGGTTGGGCAGGGGATGACCCAGGCCCACTGGGGGAGGGACGATCACGGTGAACAGAACCACGGTGTACGCCACGACCACCGGCATCCCGGTGCGGCAGGGGCCCTGCGCGGGCTCCCGGGAGCAGGCGAAGCACCCCGCTCCGGTCGTCCGCGACCTGCGCGACCGCCCCGGCGGCGGCCCCCGCGCCCTGCGCTTCGGCTCCCGGGACCTCGCCGTCGTCACCGGGCTGCCCGGCAGCGGCAAGTCCACCCTGATGCGCCGTGCGGTCCCCGGCCGCCGCGTCGACTCCCAGGACGCCCGCGACCGCTGGGCCGCCCGGCTGCCCGCCGCACTGCCCTACGCGCTCTACCGCCCGCTGGTCCGCCTCGCCCACTACGCGGGGCTGCGCCGCGCGCTGGCCTCCGGCGAGGGCGTCGTGGTGCACGACTGCGGCACCCAGCCCTGGGTGCGCGCCTGGCTAGCCCGCGAGGCCCGCCGCAGGGGCGGCACCCTGCACCTGATCCTGCTCGACGTGCCCCCCGGCACCGCCCGGCACGGCCAGCGCGAGCGCGGCCGAGGCGTCTCCCGGTACGCCTTCCGCCGCCACCGCGGCACCACCGCCCGCCTGTTGGACGCCGTCGAGCGCGGCGAGAGCCCCGCCGGCTGCGGCTCGGTCGTCCTGCTGGACCGCGCCTCGGCGGACGGCATCGAGCGGATCGAGTTCGCCACGTGAGCGCTCGCGGGCGTACCGGATAGCCTTCTGCACCACAGCATGACTCCCAGCAGGCGGTAGGCACATGGACTTCCCGGCGGACCTTCCCGCGGACTTCCCGGCACAGGCACACCCCCACCCGCACGGCGGTTGGCCCGGCAACGAACTGGAGGAGGTCCTCTCGGCCTCCCTCGGCATACCCGCGGCCGGCGCCCGGGTCATCGAGGTGCTGGCCCGCGCCTTCGTCTGGATACCCCTGCCCAACGGCGGCGGCCCGCACAGCGGTCCGCTCGACCTGCCCACCGTCGAACTCGACGGCCAGGTGTACGTCCCGGTGTTCAGCTCCGAGGAGCAGTTCCGGCAGTCGCCCGGCGGACACCTCCCGCACACCGTCGCCCCCGCCGTGGAGTTCGCGCGCGGACTGCCGCCGCAGGCGGGCATCGTCATCAACCCCGGCGGCGTGGTCGGACTCCCGCTGCCGCCCGACGCGGTGGCCGCGCTGTGCCGGGCCGGGGGCTCCCCGCTGGACGGCCCGGCCTCCGGCGGCCGGGTGCGGCTCTTCGAGCCCGACTGGCAGGAGGACCCGGTGGACTTCCTGGCCGCCGCCTCCGCCGAGTTCGCCGCGACCGGCGCGGTCGTCAGCGCCCGGCGCTGCCTCGCCGTCATCGAGACCGCGGACCCGGTGCTCTTCGTCGGCGTCGAACTCGCCCACCTCGAGGGCGACGCGCGGGCGCTCCCGCTGGACGCCCTCGGCAAGGCACTCGGCCGCGCCCCGGCCCCCTGGCCCGTCAACCTCGTCCTCCTGGACGCCACCCAGGACCCGGTGGCCGACTGGCTGAGGATGAACGTGCGCCCCTTCTACCAGTTCGGTCACTGAGGCACCGAGGCTCGCGGGGCCCGCGCCGGTAGGCGCTTAAGCTGTCCCCACACGTGGGGAACTTGCAATGAAGGGGCGGTAGGACAGGTGAGCGCGAGCCCAAGCGGCAGCGTCGAGCACATGCTGCGCCAGGTCACTCCCGGACGCTACGACGCCTACGAGGCACTGCTCCGCGCCCTCGCCACCCCTTCGTCCGGCCAGATCTGGATGCTGCTGTGGCACGGCCAGTCCGGCTCCCCGGACGCGCAGTACGGGCGGATGGAGGTCGACGACTTCGGCTACGCGCCCTGCGTGACCTCCGCCCAGGAGCTCTCCGCCAGCGGCTGGAGCCGGTCCTACGAGGTGGTCGACAGCCTCGACGTCGCCCGCACCCTGTACCCGGAGCGGTACGGCCTCTGGCTCAACCCGCACGCCCCCGGCGGCGGCGTCGGCATCCCCTGGCTGGACCTGCGCCGCATCGCCACCGGCCTCGACCGCCAGCCCGCAGGACCCCTGCGGCTGTCCGAACCAGCCATCGAGGTACCGCAGTTCTACGCCGTGCTCGCGCAGAACGCCCACCGCACCCCGGCCCTGCGCTCCCTGCGCCGCGCCTGGGTCCAGCCCGCCCTCGGCGCCCCCTACCTCGCCCTCGGCCTCGACGTGTACGACTCGACCCCGGCCGCGGTGGACTCCGTCCGCGCGATGATGCAGCAGTCGGTCGGCGCGGTCCCCGAGGGCCTGCCCGTCTCCACGGTCGCCATGACCGACGACTTCGACCCCGTCGTCCTCTGGATGCGCGCCAACTCCCGCCCGTTCTACGACCGCGAGGCCCACGGGGCGGTGGCGCCGGTGGGCGGGGCGTACTGACCCCCGCTCCCGGCGGGCGTGTTCGCGCCCGCCACCGAGCAACACAAGGCGTGTGAAGCAAATGTGGTGGCCCGCGTCCGCCCGCGAGTGTGCACGGCACCTCTGCGCGCGTAGACGAGCGCCGCTACGAGACCATCCGCGTGGAATGGCCGGTGTGTCCCAACTGGCCACTATTCGATAATAGTTACCCGCGGATCGGATAACGGAATCCCCTGCAACGCATCACAGTTGCGCATACTTTCGCGGTCAGCTCTGGCGGGTGATCGCGACCAGGTTGAAGACTCCCGGTTCAGAGCACGAAGTGAAGACTTCGTGATCGAGGCAAAGCGACAAAGCCGCGATCAGCGGCAGGCACAGGCCGGTCACCACCGGCGAGAGGGGTCAGGTCACTGTGACCGCACCGATCGAGACCACCGGAGCCGAAGCCGAGGTACAGCCCGAGGCTGTGCTCGACGGCGCCGGCAAGGGACGGATCGAGGGTCGTTCTCTCGGGCAGATCGCCTGGTCCCGTTTCAAGAAGGACAAGGCGGCCGTCGCCGGAGGTGTCATCGTCATCCTCCTGGTCCTGATGGCGGTCCTCGCCCGGCCGATCCAGGCCGCCTTCGGGCTCGACCCCAACGCGTTCCACCAGGACCTGATCGACCCCAACACCTCTCTGCCCAAGGGTGCTTGGGGCGGTATGAGCCTCGACCACCCGCTCGGCGTGGACCCGAAGTTCGGCCGTGACACCGCCACCCGCATCCTCGAGGGCTCCTGGGTGTCGCTGGTGGTCGCCTTCGGCGCCACCATCCTGTCCAACGTGATCGGCGCGATCCTCGGTGTGGTCGCGGGCTACTACGGCGGCCGGGTCGACTCGGTCATCAGCCGCCTGATGGACACCTTCCTCGCCTTCCCGCTGCTTCTCTTCGCCATCGCGATCTCGGCCACCCTCCAGGGCGGCGCGTTCGGCCTCACCGGCCTGCCGCTGCACCTGAGCGTGCTGATCTTCGTCATCGGCTTCTTCAACTGGCCCTACCTGGGCCGGATCGTGCGCGGTCAGACCCTCGCCCTCCGGGAGCGCGAGTTCGTCGACGCCTCGCGCGGCATGGGCGCCAAGGGCCCGTACATCCTCTTCCGCGAGCTGATGCCGAACCTGGTCGGCCCGATCATCGTCTACTCGACGCTGCTGATCCCGACCAACATCCTCTTCGAGGCGTCCCTGAGCTTCCTCGGCGTCGGCATCCAGCCCCCGCAGGCATCCTGGGGCGGCATGCTCCGCGACGCGGTGAACTTCTACCAGGTCGATCCGCAGTACATGATCGTTCCCGGTCTCGCCATCTTCCTGACCGTCCTGGCGTTCAACCTGCTGGGCGACGGTCTCCGCGATGCTCTCGACCCGCGCAGCCGCTGACGTCTGCCGCGACGAGTCCACCCAGATTTCCGACAGTGAAGGGGAAAGCGCCCATCATGCGAAGGTCAGCGCTGGCCGCGATAGCGGCCATTGGCTCCGCGAGTCTGCTCGTTGCAGGCTGCAGCAAGGC comes from the Streptomyces seoulensis genome and includes:
- a CDS encoding flavin reductase family protein; translation: MRTDFDPSAMAPHAFYRLLTSVVVPRPIAWVSTVPKDRPDRPNLAPHSFFSVSCVQPPIVQFTSVTRKDSLRNVEETGQFVVNLAPEGLFKEINDTGTDFPSDVSEFGAVGLEPEPSLRVKPPRVAASPAALECELHSLLTLGDSTVVFGRVVHAVVSEEALAKDGLPDIERLRPLSRLGRDEWGTLGKVLEKPRIRWRDWQRGERS
- the gcvH gene encoding glycine cleavage system protein GcvH, with the translated sequence MSNPQQLSYSKEHEWLSAAEGGASTVGITEHAANALGDVVFVQLPEVGAEVTAGESCGELESTKSVSELYSPVSGEITEVNQDVVDDPSLVNSEPFEGGWLFKVRVAGQPADLLTADEYTAYIAG
- a CDS encoding LLM class flavin-dependent oxidoreductase, which gives rise to MTTPRVPLSILDLVPVASGTDTATALDQSVELVRLADTLGYRRYWYAEHHNVVTFASSATSLLIGRAAEHSERIRLGSGGVMLPNHSPLMVAEYYGTLAEMYGDRIDLGLGRAPGTDPTTAAALRRGGAATDTFVQDVVDLHRYLGPRDGEGRGVRAVPGEGTRVPLWMLGSSLDGAAVAAYLGLPYAFASHFAPQMRHEALELYRSSFSSEFGTAEIRRPYAMVGVNVLVAPTDEEAHYLFTTAQQMAAGIYTGRRGPLRPPARDLATVIGPEVARFVDDFQQVRAVGSPETVVSELEALVADLRADELIITTYTYDPAHRARSFSLLAEAWGLDTA
- a CDS encoding ABC transporter permease; the protein is MTAPIETTGAEAEVQPEAVLDGAGKGRIEGRSLGQIAWSRFKKDKAAVAGGVIVILLVLMAVLARPIQAAFGLDPNAFHQDLIDPNTSLPKGAWGGMSLDHPLGVDPKFGRDTATRILEGSWVSLVVAFGATILSNVIGAILGVVAGYYGGRVDSVISRLMDTFLAFPLLLFAIAISATLQGGAFGLTGLPLHLSVLIFVIGFFNWPYLGRIVRGQTLALREREFVDASRGMGAKGPYILFRELMPNLVGPIIVYSTLLIPTNILFEASLSFLGVGIQPPQASWGGMLRDAVNFYQVDPQYMIVPGLAIFLTVLAFNLLGDGLRDALDPRSR
- the glyA gene encoding serine hydroxymethyltransferase, giving the protein MTDVLNTPLHELDPEIAAAVDAELRRQQSTLEMIASENFAPLAVMEAQGSVLTNKYAEGYPGRRYYGGCEHVDVAEQIAIDRLKELFGAEYANVQPHSGASANQAALFALAQPGDTILGLDLAHGGHLTHGMRLNFSGKQFDVVAYHVDGETGLVDMAEVERLAKEHRPKVIIAGWSAYPRQLDFAEFRRIADEAGAYLWVDMAHFAGLVAAGLHPNPVEHADVVTSTTHKTLGGPRGGIILAKKDFAKKLNSSVFPGFQGGPLEHVIAAKAVSFKVAASEGFKERQRRTVEGARILAERLTAPDAREAGVNVLSGGTDVHLILVDLRESELDGQQAEDRLHEVGITVNRNAVPNDPRPPMVTSGLRVGTPALATRGFTAEDFAEVADVIAETLKPSYDASALAARVRVLADKHPLYPALGE
- a CDS encoding enhanced serine sensitivity protein SseB, with product MDFPADLPADFPAQAHPHPHGGWPGNELEEVLSASLGIPAAGARVIEVLARAFVWIPLPNGGGPHSGPLDLPTVELDGQVYVPVFSSEEQFRQSPGGHLPHTVAPAVEFARGLPPQAGIVINPGGVVGLPLPPDAVAALCRAGGSPLDGPASGGRVRLFEPDWQEDPVDFLAAASAEFAATGAVVSARRCLAVIETADPVLFVGVELAHLEGDARALPLDALGKALGRAPAPWPVNLVLLDATQDPVADWLRMNVRPFYQFGH
- a CDS encoding enhanced serine sensitivity protein SseB C-terminal domain-containing protein, which codes for MLRQVTPGRYDAYEALLRALATPSSGQIWMLLWHGQSGSPDAQYGRMEVDDFGYAPCVTSAQELSASGWSRSYEVVDSLDVARTLYPERYGLWLNPHAPGGGVGIPWLDLRRIATGLDRQPAGPLRLSEPAIEVPQFYAVLAQNAHRTPALRSLRRAWVQPALGAPYLALGLDVYDSTPAAVDSVRAMMQQSVGAVPEGLPVSTVAMTDDFDPVVLWMRANSRPFYDREAHGAVAPVGGAY
- a CDS encoding L-serine ammonia-lyase, with amino-acid sequence MAVSVFDLFSIGIGPSSSHTVGPMRAARMFARRLRNEGLLDPVAAVRCELYGSLGATGHGHGTPKAVLLGLEGASPRTVDVEGADARVEAIRAAGRLSLLGEHEIPFSYDDDLVLHRRETLPYHANGMTLWAYDASGAELLTKTYYSVGGGFVVDEEAVGADRIKLDDTVLKYPFRTGDELLRLTKETGLSISALMLENERAWRTEDEIRTGLLEIWRVMRECVARGMSREGILPGGLKVRRRAAMSARQLRAEGNALAHAMEWITLYAMAVNEENAAGGRVVTAPTNGAAGIIPAVLHYYMDFVPGADEEGVVRFLLAAGAIGMLFKENASISGAEVGCQGEVGSACSMAAGALAEVLGGSPEQVENAAEIGMEHNLGLTCDPVGGLVQIPCIERNGMASVKAVTAAKMAMRGDGSHKVSLDKVIKTMKETGADMSVKYKETARGGLAVNIIEC
- the gcvT gene encoding glycine cleavage system aminomethyltransferase GcvT, giving the protein MSSTDAPTPRRTALDALHRSLGATMTDFAGWDMPLRYGSERDEHQAVRTRAGLFDLSHMGEITVTGPDAAALLNHALVGDLASVGVGRARYTMICRADGGILDDLIVYRLAEHEYMVVANASNAQVVLDALTERAAGFDAEVRDDRDAYALLAVQGPESPGILKAVTDADLDGLKYYAGLPGTVAGVPALIARTGYTGEDGFELFVKPEHAPQLWEALMAAGADAGLVPCGLSCRDTLRLEAGMPLYGHELTTELTPFDAGLGRVVKFGKEGDFVGREALTKAAERAEAQPPRVLVGLIAEGRRVPRAGYAVVADGKVIGEVTSGAPSPTLGRPLAIAYVDAAHAAPGSTGVGVDIRGSHEPYEVVALPFYKRAK
- a CDS encoding AAA family ATPase encodes the protein MNRTTVYATTTGIPVRQGPCAGSREQAKHPAPVVRDLRDRPGGGPRALRFGSRDLAVVTGLPGSGKSTLMRRAVPGRRVDSQDARDRWAARLPAALPYALYRPLVRLAHYAGLRRALASGEGVVVHDCGTQPWVRAWLAREARRRGGTLHLILLDVPPGTARHGQRERGRGVSRYAFRRHRGTTARLLDAVERGESPAGCGSVVLLDRASADGIERIEFAT